One genomic segment of Gossypium arboreum isolate Shixiya-1 chromosome 3, ASM2569848v2, whole genome shotgun sequence includes these proteins:
- the LOC108475496 gene encoding MLO-like protein 1 — protein MSEGGTTIEYTPTWVVAVVCSVIVLISLVAERILHFFGKYLKKKNQKPLFEALQKIKEELMLLGFISLLLTVVQDRIAKICISENLANQWLPCKEKKEATTEHFQTLFSSFLPNGNGRRLLAEPADFTAYCTTKGKVPLLSTTALHHLHIFIFVLAVVHVTFSALTIVFGSTKIHQWKNWEDYAKDMEDDPEGVVKTKITQVQEHDFIKGRFLGIGKNSEIQGWVYSFFKQFYGSVTKSDYITLRLGFIMTHCRGNPKFNFHNYMMRALEADFKKVVGISWYLWAFVVIFLLLNFVGWHTYFWIAFIPFILLLAVGTKLEHIITQLAQEVAERHMVVTGELVVQPSDNHFWFNRPRLVLRLIHIILFQNSFEMAFFAWIWVQYGFNSCMMGQVRFIIPRLVIGVFVQFVCSYSTLPLYAFVTQMGSSYKKAIFEEHIQEGLVGWARKARKKNKGSGFKRSSNESSQVGPKEESPLVFEMHKVNGKESSSSAV, from the exons ATGTCTGAAGGAGGAACAACCATAGAATACACCCCGACATGGGTGGTGGCTGTTGTCTGCTCTGTCATTGTCCTCATTTCCCTTGTTGCTGAAAGAATCCTCCATTTCTTTGGCAAG tatttgaagaaaaagaatcagAAACCTCTCTTTGAGGCCTTGCAGAAGATcaaagaag AGTTGATGTTGCTGGGATTCATATCGTTGCTACTAACAGTGGTTCAAGACAGGATTGCCAAAATCTGTATATCAGAGAATTTGGCTAATCAATGGTTGCCTTGTAAGGAAAAGAAAGAAGCAACCACAGAACACTTTCAGAcccttttctcctcttttcttccCAATGGTAATGGCCGTCGTCTTCTCGCCGAGCCTGCCGATTTCACTGCCTACTGTACTACTAAG GGGAAAGTTCCATTGTTATCCACTACGGCATTGCATCATCTACATATATTCATCTTCGTGCTAGCTGTTGTACATGTCACTTTCAGTGCTCTAACCATTGTTTTTGGGAGCACAAAG ATCCATCAATGGAAAAATTGGGAAGATTATGCTAAGGATATGGAAGATGATCCTGAGGGAG TTGTGAAAACAAAGATCACTCAGGTCCAAGAACATGATTTTATCAAGGGTCGGTTCTTGGGCATTGGAAAGAATTCTGAGATCCAGGGATGGGTG TATTCTTTTTTCAAGCAATTCTATGGATCTGTGACCAAGTCAGATTATATCACATTAAGACTAGGCTTCATCATG ACTCACTGCAGGGGAAATCCAAAGTTTAACTTTCACAACTACATGATGCGTGCTCTCGAAGCCGATTTTAAGAAAGTTGTTGGGATAAG TTGGTATCTTTGGGCATTTGTAGTCATTTTCCTCTTGCTGAATTTTGTTG GTTGGCACACGTATTTTTGGATAGCATTCATTCCCTTCATT CTTTTACTTGCTGTTGGCACCAAGTTGGAACATATAATCACACAATTAGCTCAAGAGGTAGCTGAGAGACACATGGTGGTGACAGGTGAATTGGTGGTTCAACCTTCAGATAACCATTTCTGGTTCAATAGGCCGCGCCTCGTCCTCCGCCTCATTCACATCATCCTCTTCCAAAATTCATTCGAAATGGCCTTCTTCGCCTGGATATGG GTGCAGTATGGTTTCAACTCATGCATGATGGGGCAAGTTCGTTTTATTATACCCAGACTAGTTATTGG GGTTTTTGTTCAGTTCGTCTGCAGTTATAGTACCCTGCCACTATATGCATTTGTCACACAG ATGGGAAGTTCGTACAAGAAGGCGATATTCGAGGAACATATTCAGGAAGGGCTGGTTGGATGGGCTCGGAAGGCAAGAAAGAAGAATAAGGGCAGTGGTTTCAAAAGGTCGTCGAATGAAAGTAGCCAAGTTGGTCCAAAAGAGGAGTCACCATTGGTTTTTGAGATGCATAAGGTTAATGGAAAGGAGTCTTCTTCATCTGCGGTATGA